One window of the Branchiostoma lanceolatum isolate klBraLanc5 chromosome 3, klBraLanc5.hap2, whole genome shotgun sequence genome contains the following:
- the LOC136430795 gene encoding serine/threonine-protein kinase 10-like isoform X1 gives MPLLDFKKIFSIRQERKKPKYYQHIRRDVDPNAVWETIGELGDGAFGKVYKVKHKENGKLAAAKIIEIKNEEELEDYTVEIDILSECSHRHVVALDDAYFHDGKLWMMIEFCAGGALDDIMLDLDHPLSERQIRVICRQMLEALDYLHTHHIIHRDLKAGNVLLTPEGDIKLADFGVSAKNNNTRQKRDTFIGTPYWMAPEVVLCETVKDTPYDCKADIWSLGITLIEFAQMEPPNHEMHPMRVLIKISKSEPPQLEDPGRWSREFADFLRQCLQKIPEGRPSARELLTHPFVKNTEETKPIRDLVAEAKAEVVEEVVEGENDEEEEEPTTPRDLNKSRESLQSTDSKNSDEATVGAPEKPLQEITEEPGPVKRKAPAPPPPPPVQEVVKQADEDKSSDEGIGTNGSTEKLPEIGSEIALPSVNETLVEEREGSETPDAVLAPPEAFRDTSNTPGSPSKESIDEQTIDFSPEYSDVEDLKDSSASVAMDIVNGLLEIVHTETQKQDGNEAEVRSEVTERAAEPESKKESVTVDGLENDALPKPLSVEKDQSETKDHQSRTEHFEDGVEESASAEIVVIFPDEKVHRLGDHREDSGAHSMPLSLSGVLEPQEVPTRHRRQGSGDAKSENSADSGSIHTMDNEIPEAKVEPSKKRKESDGLDLEEKSRRKKTIKKTRKIEIDGRVVTQTQVKEVYDDDKDRKVEQLLRKQDLRELKLMQRQEQRSQQELHVKIRQQIDNTEKRFEQEMNNLTRRYDTELDTLTKQQKQHVEKLEESQTTDVRLATKRIRQEQEKELKKFREELKLEQKEMKLDVDRLPKSERKDAMRRRKEELEIKQQQKEQDFVTRQNQALELALRKMTDQHRLELAKVEREFLQHKQQLLRAREASVWELEEKHLHERHQETKQHQKDQFFLQRQQLLKRHEKEIEQVNRINYREQDELVRRHTSEKRRLPKIQRSEGKVREQMFKKSLRISSMSTPQQDKEKLKQNPQDSVFKRSLRGVGGIVNQEEKQLMKQFQTQETKRMKAEQQRQEQKQTKQLEELRSRHDVTMQELQQMQNEKRHMLIEHETQKLKEIDEQHQRELREWREKLRPRKKKLEDEFQHQLQEQEQFYSMGHMNNEPVPYAVMSTPTPSY, from the exons ATGATGATTGAGTTCTGTGCAGGAGGTGCCTTAGACGACATCATGCTAG ACTTGGACCACCCCCTGTCGGAGCGTCAGATCCGTGTTATTTGCAGGCAGATGTTGGAGGCACTGGACTACCTGCACACTCACCACATCATCCACAGGGACCTGAAGGCCGGCAACGTACTACTCACACCTGAGGGAGATATCAAACTGG CTGACTTTGGAGTGTCTGCAAAGAATAACAACACCAGACAGAAGAGGGACACCTTTATTGGAACCCCCTATTG GATGGCCCCAGAAGTGGTGCTGTGTGAGACAGTGAAGGACACTCCGTATGACTGCAAGGCTGACATCTGGTCCCTGGGCATCACCCTGATCGAGTTTGCCCAGATGGAGCCGCCCAATCACGAGATGCACCCCATGAGGGTTTTGATCAAGATCTCCAAGTCGGAGCCCCCGCAGCTGGAGGATCCCGGCCGCTGGTCGCGGGAGTTCGCTGACTTCCTCAGACAGTGCCTACAGAAGATTCCCGAAGGAAGGCCTTCTGCTAGGGAGTTACTAACG CATCCATTTGTGAAGAATACAGAAGAGACGAAGCCTATCCGTGACTTGGTGGCAGAGGCGAAGGCAGAGGTGGTCGAGGAAGTGGTAGAGGGGGAGAatgatgaagaggaggaggagccAACAACC CCACGAGACTTGAACAAAAGCCGCGAGAGTCTCCAGAGTACAGATAGCAAGAACTCAGATGAAGCAACAGTTGGAGCTCCAGAGAAACCACTTCAAGAGATCACAGAGGAACCAGGGCCTGTAAAGAGAAAGGCACCagcccctcctcctcctcctcctgtacaGGAGGTTGTCAAACAAGCAGACGAAGACAAGTCTTCAGATGAAGGCATTGGGACCAATGGCAGCACTGAAAAACTACCGGAGATTGGTTCGGAGATAGCGCTACCAAGTGTCAATGAGACACTGGTAGAGGAAAGAGAAGGGTCTGAAACTCCTGATGCTGTCCTGGCACCGCCAGAAGCATTCCGAGACACCAGCAACACACCTGGCTCACCAAGCAAGGAATCCATTGATGAGCAAACTATAGATTTCTCGCCAGAATATTCTGATGTTGAAGATCTGAAAGACAGTTCGGCAAGTGTGGCAATGGACATTGTGAATGGACTGCTGGAAATTGTCCACACAGAGACACAGAAGCAAGATGGGAACGAAGCAGAGGTTAGGAGTGAAGTTACAGAAAGGGCTGCAGAACCAGAGAGCAAAAAAGAATCAGTAACTGTTGATGGCCTTGAGAATGATGCCTTACCAAAACCACTCAGTGTTGAAAAGGATCAGTCCGAAACCAAAGACCATCAGTCCAGAACTGAACATTTTGAAGATGGTGTTGAGGAAAGTGCTTCGGCAGAAATAGTTGTGATATTTCCCGACGAGAAAGTTCATCGGCTAGGGGATCATCGAGAGGATTCTGGAGCACACAGTATGCCTCTGTCGTTGTCAGGAGTACTGGAGCCACAAGAGGTACCGACGAGGCACAGAAGGCAGGGGTCTGGGGATGCCAAGTCAGAGAACTCAGCTGACAGTGGCAGCATTCACACCATGGATAACGAGATTCCTGAAGCAAAAGTGGAGCcatcaaagaaaagaaaagagtcAGATGGATTG GATTTGGAAGAGAAGAGTAGGAGGAAGAAGACCATCAAGAAGACACGTAAGATCGAGATTGACGGGCGCGTGGTGACCCAGACTCAGGTCAAGGAAGTGTACGATGATGACAAGGACAGGAAAGTAGAGCAGTTACTGAG GAAACAGGACCTGCGTGAGCTGAAGTTGATGCAGCGTCAGGAACAGCGCAGCCAACAGGAGCTGCACGTCAAGATCCGCCAGCAGATCGATAACACTGAGAAAAGATTTGAACAAGAAATGAAT AACCTTACACGGCGCTATGACACAGAGCTGGACACCCTGACCAAGCAGCAAAAACAGCATGTGGAGAAACTGGAAGAGTCGCAGACCACCGATGTCCGACTGGCCACCAAGAGAATACGCCAAGAACAG GAGAAGGAGTTGAAGAAGTTCCGAGAAGAGCTGAAGCTGGAACAGAAGGAGATGAAGTTGGATGTGGACCGTCTGCCAAAGTCGGAGCGCAAGGATGCCATGAGGAGACGGAAGGAAGAGCTAGAAATCAAACAGCAACAAAAG GAGCAAGACTTTGTGACACGTCAGAACCAGGCGCTGGAGTTGGCCCTGAGGAAGATGACCGACCAGCACAGGTTGGAGCTGGCTAAGGTGGAGAGGGAGTTCCTGCAGCACAAACAGCAGCTGCTCAGGG CTCGTGAGGCATCCGTGTGGGAGCTCGAGGAGAAACACCTGCATGAGAGACACCAGGAGACCAAGCAGCACCAGAAGGACCAGTTCTTCCTCCAGAGACAGCAGCTACTCAAGCGGCATGAGAAG GAAATAGAGCAAGTTAATAGAATAAATTATCGGGAACAGGATGAGCTAGTAAGGCGACATACCAGCGAGAAGAGACGCCTTCCCAAAATCCAGCGAAGCGAAGGGAAAGTGCGAGAGCAGATGTTCAAGAAGAGCTTGCGTATCAGCAGCATGAGCACACCACAACAAGATAAGGAAAAACTaaaacag AACCCACAGGACTCTGTGTTCAAGAGGAGCTTGCGAGGAGTTGGTGGCATAGTCAATCAGGAGGAAAAACAGTTGATGAAGCAG TTCCAGACACAGGAGACTAAGCGTATGAAGGCTGAGCAGCAGAGGCAGGAGCAGAAGCAGACCAAGCAGCTCGAGGAACTGCGCTCCAGACACGACGTCACTATGCAGGAACTGCAGCAGATGCAG AACGAGAAGCGACACATGCTGATAGAGCACGAGACCCAGAAGTTGAAGGAAATTGACGAGCAGCACCAGCGAGAGTTACGTGAGTGGAGAGAGAAGCTGAGGCCACgcaagaag AAACTGGAGGACGAGTTTCAGCATCAGTTGCAGGAGCAGGAACAGTTCTACTCCATGGGCCACATGAACAACGAGCCGGTCCCATATGCCGTGATGTCCACCCCCACACCATCGTACTGA
- the LOC136430795 gene encoding serine/threonine-protein kinase 10-like isoform X2, whose protein sequence is MPLLDFKKIFSIRQERKKPKYYQHIRRDVDPNAVWETIGELGDGAFGKVYKVKHKENGKLAAAKIIEIKNEEELEDYTVEIDILSECSHRHVVALDDAYFHDGKLWMMIEFCAGGALDDIMLDLDHPLSERQIRVICRQMLEALDYLHTHHIIHRDLKAGNVLLTPEGDIKLADFGVSAKNNNTRQKRDTFIGTPYWMAPEVVLCETVKDTPYDCKADIWSLGITLIEFAQMEPPNHEMHPMRVLIKISKSEPPQLEDPGRWSREFADFLRQCLQKIPEGRPSARELLTHPFVKNTEETKPIRDLVAEAKAEVVEEVVEGENDEEEEEPTTPRDLNKSRESLQSTDSKNSDEATVGAPEKPLQEITEEPGPVKRKAPAPPPPPPVQEVVKQADEDKSSDEGIGTNGSTEKLPEIGSEIALPSVNETLVEEREGSETPDAVLAPPEAFRDTSNTPGSPSKESIDEQTIDFSPEYSDVEDLKDSSASVAMDIVNGLLEIVHTETQKQDGNEAEVRSEVTERAAEPESKKESVTVDGLENDALPKPLSVEKDQSETKDHQSRTEHFEDGVEESASAEIVVIFPDEKVHRLGDHREDSGAHSMPLSLSGVLEPQEVPTRHRRQGSGDAKSENSADSGSIHTMDNEIPEAKVEPSKKRKESDGLDLEEKSRRKKTIKKTRKIEIDGRVVTQTQVKEVYDDDKDRKVEQLLRKQDLRELKLMQRQEQRSQQELHVKIRQQIDNTEKRFEQEMNNLTRRYDTELDTLTKQQKQHVEKLEESQTTDVRLATKRIRQEQEKELKKFREELKLEQKEMKLDVDRLPKSERKDAMRRRKEELEIKQQQKEQDFVTRQNQALELALRKMTDQHRLELAKVEREFLQHKQQLLRAREASVWELEEKHLHERHQETKQHQKDQFFLQRQQLLKRHEKEIEQVNRINYREQDELVRRHTSEKRRLPKIQRSEGKVREQMFKKSLRISSMSTPQQDKEKLKQFQTQETKRMKAEQQRQEQKQTKQLEELRSRHDVTMQELQQMQNEKRHMLIEHETQKLKEIDEQHQRELREWREKLRPRKKKLEDEFQHQLQEQEQFYSMGHMNNEPVPYAVMSTPTPSY, encoded by the exons ATGATGATTGAGTTCTGTGCAGGAGGTGCCTTAGACGACATCATGCTAG ACTTGGACCACCCCCTGTCGGAGCGTCAGATCCGTGTTATTTGCAGGCAGATGTTGGAGGCACTGGACTACCTGCACACTCACCACATCATCCACAGGGACCTGAAGGCCGGCAACGTACTACTCACACCTGAGGGAGATATCAAACTGG CTGACTTTGGAGTGTCTGCAAAGAATAACAACACCAGACAGAAGAGGGACACCTTTATTGGAACCCCCTATTG GATGGCCCCAGAAGTGGTGCTGTGTGAGACAGTGAAGGACACTCCGTATGACTGCAAGGCTGACATCTGGTCCCTGGGCATCACCCTGATCGAGTTTGCCCAGATGGAGCCGCCCAATCACGAGATGCACCCCATGAGGGTTTTGATCAAGATCTCCAAGTCGGAGCCCCCGCAGCTGGAGGATCCCGGCCGCTGGTCGCGGGAGTTCGCTGACTTCCTCAGACAGTGCCTACAGAAGATTCCCGAAGGAAGGCCTTCTGCTAGGGAGTTACTAACG CATCCATTTGTGAAGAATACAGAAGAGACGAAGCCTATCCGTGACTTGGTGGCAGAGGCGAAGGCAGAGGTGGTCGAGGAAGTGGTAGAGGGGGAGAatgatgaagaggaggaggagccAACAACC CCACGAGACTTGAACAAAAGCCGCGAGAGTCTCCAGAGTACAGATAGCAAGAACTCAGATGAAGCAACAGTTGGAGCTCCAGAGAAACCACTTCAAGAGATCACAGAGGAACCAGGGCCTGTAAAGAGAAAGGCACCagcccctcctcctcctcctcctgtacaGGAGGTTGTCAAACAAGCAGACGAAGACAAGTCTTCAGATGAAGGCATTGGGACCAATGGCAGCACTGAAAAACTACCGGAGATTGGTTCGGAGATAGCGCTACCAAGTGTCAATGAGACACTGGTAGAGGAAAGAGAAGGGTCTGAAACTCCTGATGCTGTCCTGGCACCGCCAGAAGCATTCCGAGACACCAGCAACACACCTGGCTCACCAAGCAAGGAATCCATTGATGAGCAAACTATAGATTTCTCGCCAGAATATTCTGATGTTGAAGATCTGAAAGACAGTTCGGCAAGTGTGGCAATGGACATTGTGAATGGACTGCTGGAAATTGTCCACACAGAGACACAGAAGCAAGATGGGAACGAAGCAGAGGTTAGGAGTGAAGTTACAGAAAGGGCTGCAGAACCAGAGAGCAAAAAAGAATCAGTAACTGTTGATGGCCTTGAGAATGATGCCTTACCAAAACCACTCAGTGTTGAAAAGGATCAGTCCGAAACCAAAGACCATCAGTCCAGAACTGAACATTTTGAAGATGGTGTTGAGGAAAGTGCTTCGGCAGAAATAGTTGTGATATTTCCCGACGAGAAAGTTCATCGGCTAGGGGATCATCGAGAGGATTCTGGAGCACACAGTATGCCTCTGTCGTTGTCAGGAGTACTGGAGCCACAAGAGGTACCGACGAGGCACAGAAGGCAGGGGTCTGGGGATGCCAAGTCAGAGAACTCAGCTGACAGTGGCAGCATTCACACCATGGATAACGAGATTCCTGAAGCAAAAGTGGAGCcatcaaagaaaagaaaagagtcAGATGGATTG GATTTGGAAGAGAAGAGTAGGAGGAAGAAGACCATCAAGAAGACACGTAAGATCGAGATTGACGGGCGCGTGGTGACCCAGACTCAGGTCAAGGAAGTGTACGATGATGACAAGGACAGGAAAGTAGAGCAGTTACTGAG GAAACAGGACCTGCGTGAGCTGAAGTTGATGCAGCGTCAGGAACAGCGCAGCCAACAGGAGCTGCACGTCAAGATCCGCCAGCAGATCGATAACACTGAGAAAAGATTTGAACAAGAAATGAAT AACCTTACACGGCGCTATGACACAGAGCTGGACACCCTGACCAAGCAGCAAAAACAGCATGTGGAGAAACTGGAAGAGTCGCAGACCACCGATGTCCGACTGGCCACCAAGAGAATACGCCAAGAACAG GAGAAGGAGTTGAAGAAGTTCCGAGAAGAGCTGAAGCTGGAACAGAAGGAGATGAAGTTGGATGTGGACCGTCTGCCAAAGTCGGAGCGCAAGGATGCCATGAGGAGACGGAAGGAAGAGCTAGAAATCAAACAGCAACAAAAG GAGCAAGACTTTGTGACACGTCAGAACCAGGCGCTGGAGTTGGCCCTGAGGAAGATGACCGACCAGCACAGGTTGGAGCTGGCTAAGGTGGAGAGGGAGTTCCTGCAGCACAAACAGCAGCTGCTCAGGG CTCGTGAGGCATCCGTGTGGGAGCTCGAGGAGAAACACCTGCATGAGAGACACCAGGAGACCAAGCAGCACCAGAAGGACCAGTTCTTCCTCCAGAGACAGCAGCTACTCAAGCGGCATGAGAAG GAAATAGAGCAAGTTAATAGAATAAATTATCGGGAACAGGATGAGCTAGTAAGGCGACATACCAGCGAGAAGAGACGCCTTCCCAAAATCCAGCGAAGCGAAGGGAAAGTGCGAGAGCAGATGTTCAAGAAGAGCTTGCGTATCAGCAGCATGAGCACACCACAACAAGATAAGGAAAAACTaaaacag TTCCAGACACAGGAGACTAAGCGTATGAAGGCTGAGCAGCAGAGGCAGGAGCAGAAGCAGACCAAGCAGCTCGAGGAACTGCGCTCCAGACACGACGTCACTATGCAGGAACTGCAGCAGATGCAG AACGAGAAGCGACACATGCTGATAGAGCACGAGACCCAGAAGTTGAAGGAAATTGACGAGCAGCACCAGCGAGAGTTACGTGAGTGGAGAGAGAAGCTGAGGCCACgcaagaag AAACTGGAGGACGAGTTTCAGCATCAGTTGCAGGAGCAGGAACAGTTCTACTCCATGGGCCACATGAACAACGAGCCGGTCCCATATGCCGTGATGTCCACCCCCACACCATCGTACTGA